One Scyliorhinus canicula chromosome 9, sScyCan1.1, whole genome shotgun sequence DNA segment encodes these proteins:
- the LOC119971348 gene encoding C3a anaphylatoxin chemotactic receptor-like encodes MELSNNGTDDSFRTQDTVASIVLGLACLLGVPGNSLVIWIIGFAMKKQRSPTVLLILNLAVADMLVLITLPLWIYAFLRGWAFGEPFCKIVTYVIHCNMYVSIFLITVMSVERFMAVIYPFATKQWRTNKVIMKVVLAAWILAFLFAVPVLIHQVTSDDDTGQLQCLFMEFDTIEQEILCEVLQMVIGFVIPFTVLSICYFCIGRKMKHLSFTTKNRAGLVIGSVVIVFFICWVPHHILKLISVIAMTSDQATADTLNNIYNAGIFISGALVFMNSCVNPILYAFAARNIRSSFRLLSLARLFDQMTHTLKEESGKECTDTTRKDTSVTMDEMASGEDI; translated from the coding sequence ATGGAGTTGAGTAACAACGGGACAGATGATTCGTTTCGAACCCAAGATACCGTGGCGAGCATCGTCTTGGGCCTAGCTTGCCTCCTCGGAGTACCGGGAAATTCACTGGTCATCTGGATTATAGGTTTTGCCATGAAGAAGCAAAGATCCCCGACCGTGTTGCTGATCCTGAACTTGGCAGTAGCTGATATGCTTGTTCTGATCACCTTGCCTCTTTGGATCTATGCTTTCCTGCGCGGCTGGGCCTTTGGAGAACCATTTTGTAAAATCGTGACCTACGTCATCCACTGCAACATGTATGTAAGCATCTTCCTGATCACCGTGATGAGTGTCGAGCGCTTCATGGCTGTCATCTACCCGTTTGCCACCAAGCAGTGGCGCACAAACAAGGTCATCATGAAGGTGGTCCTTGCTGCCTGGATACTGGCCTTTCTCTTTGCAGTTCCGGTGTTGATTCACCAGGTGACGAGTGACGATGACACTGGGCAGCTGCAGTGCCTGTTCATGGAATTCGACACCATCGAGCAGGAAATCTTGTGCGAGGTATTACAAATGGTGATTGGTTTTGTAATTCCCTTTACAGTGCTTTCTATTTGCTACTTTTGCATTGGGAGGAAAATGAAACACCTGAGCTTTACTACCAAGAACAGAGCTGGGCTGGTGATTGGCAGTGTGGTGATTGTATTTTTCATCTGCTGGGTACCTCACCACATCTTAAAGCTTATCTCAGTCATAGCAATGACATCAGACCAAGCCACCGCAGACACATTAAACAATATCTACAATGCTGGCATCTTCATTTCTGGAGCTCTGGTTTTCATGAACAGCTGCGTCAATCCCATATTATATGCGTTTGCTGCCCGGAATATTCGTAGCAGTTTTCGACTATTATCCCTGGCCAGGTTATTTGACCAGATGACCCATACTCTTAAAGAAGAATCTGGAAAAGAATGCACGGATACCACAAGAAAGGACACAAGTGTCACTATGGATGAGATGGCTTCTGGAGAGGATATTTGA
- the LOC119971349 gene encoding leukotriene B4 receptor 1-like has translation MIPSNSTVEQNGTLHTAIPMQNAVACVLLGLACLVGVPGNLVVIKIILCNIKQRSSTIVIILSLAVADFVVLVTLPFWIYFLADAWIFGILLWKLTFYLIFTSMYASVFLITVMSVERLLGVLYPYMLQKWWKRARVSKVVICIWVSSFLLAIPTVTLELKMDENGRPYQRVYSSNQQEIGLLLLETMVGFIIPFATLCVSYICVSKRIKQMVFRTRNRPMKLIASIVIAFVVCWFPYHTGNIVKTFSLLVRNSNSKLSKELDKVYQTMNDAAGALAFISSCINPILYAFATRSFKNGFKTSNFAKVFEQMNSFKEKQSKRMNDSDQQSEQINMLNR, from the coding sequence ATGATACCTTCCAATTCAACTGTGGAACAGAATGGGACACTTCATACTGCGATACCAATGCAAAATGCAGTGGCCTGCGTTCTTCTTGGTCTGGCCTGTCTTGTTGGAGTACCAGGGAACTTGGTAGTGATCAAGATAATTCTTTGTAATATTAAGCAGCGATCTTCTACCATTGTGATCATCTTGTCGCTGGCTGTGGCAGACTTTGTGGTCCTGGTGACTTTGCCATTTTGGATTTACTTTCTCGCTGATGCGTGGATTTTCGGAATCCTGCTCTGGAAACTCACTTTCTACCTCATCTTCACATCAATGTATGCCAGTGTGTTCCTCATCACGGTGATGAGTGTTGAGCGCCTGTTGGGCGTGCTCTACCCATACATGCTTCAGAAATGGTGGAAGAGAGCAAGAGTCAGTAAAGTGGTCATTTGCATCTGGGTTTCATCCTTTCTTCTCGCTATTCCAACTGTGACGCTTGAACTCAAGATGGATGAAAACGGGCGTCCATATCAGAGAGTCTATTCCTCCAACCAGCAAGAGATAGGACTTCTACTGTTGGAAACCATGGTGGGTTTTATCATTCCCTTTGCCACGCTCTGTGTCTCGTACATCTGTGTTTCtaaaagaataaaacaaatggTCTTTAGAACAAGAAACAGGCCGATGAAGCTGATTGCGAGCATTGTGATTGCGTTTGTCGTTTGTTGGTTTCCTTACCACACAGGAAACATTGTTAAAACTTTCTCACTATTAGTGAGGAATTCCAATTCAAAACTCTCAAAGGAACTGGACAAGGTTTACCAGACAATGAATGATGCTGCCGGGGCTCTAGCTTTCATCAGCAGTTGTATTAACCCCATCCTTTACGCATTTGCTACTCGGAGTTTTAAGAATGGATTTAAAACTTCAAATTTTGCTAAAGTCTTTGAACAAATGAACAGTTTTAAGGAGAAGCAGTCCAAAAGGATGAATGACTCAGACCAACAATCTGAACAAATCAATATGCTTAACCGATAA